Sequence from the Brevundimonas sp. SGAir0440 genome:
GTCGAACTGTTTGGCCAGGATGCGGACCCGCTCTTCCTGCCCGTCGGCGCAGCCCACCGCATAGGGGCGTCCATTGACCTCGACCGTCACCGTCGCCATCAGCCCGCCTCGCTTTCGGCCAGGACTTCGCGCACGGCCTGGGCGGCGCGGCCCAGCGCCTCGGACGCCTCGCGCCCGGCGGCCTCCAGTTCGGCCACGCGCTGATCTGTGGCGCGCGGTGCGAACAGATCGTCGTCCGCGATCGCGGGCGCCGAGGCGGGCCGCGCCTTCAGCTCCAGAATCTTGCGTTCCAGTTCGGCCAGGGCGCGGTCGATACGCGCCCGTGCGGCCGTGGTGGCGTCTGCCATCGGTCGCTCCTTTAGATTCCGTATAGAAGCCGAGGACGCGCCGGGGTAAAGGGGCGCGCCCCCTTTTTCCGCCTTCCCAACAGAGGTCTCCACAGTGACCGACGCCAAAACCGCACCAAAGGCCACGCCCGAGCAGATGGCGAACGCCATTCGCGTCCTCGCCATGGACGGCGTCGAAAAGGCCAAGTCCGGCCACCCCGGCATGCCGATGGGCATGGCCGACGTCGCCACGGTGTTGTTTTCCCGCTTCCTGAAGTTCGACGCCTCCCGCCCCGACTGGGCTGACCGCGACCGCTTCATCCTGTCGGCCGGCCACGGCTCGATGCTGATCTACGCCCTGCTGCACCTGACGGGCTACAAGGGCGCGACGAAGGAAGAACTGTCTAACTTCCGTCAGTGGGGCTCCAAGACCGCCGGCCACCCGGAGTACGGCCACATGCCGGGCGTCGAGGTCACCACCGGCCCGCTGGGCCAAGGTCTGGCGACCTCGGTCGGTTTCGCCATGGCCGAGCGCCATCTGGCGGCGAAGTATGGCGACGATCTGGTCGATCACCGCACCTGGGTCATCGCCGGCGACGGCTGCCTGATGGAAGGCGTGTCGCAGGAGGCCATCGCGCTGGCCGGCCGTTACAAGCTGAACAAGCTGCACGTTCTGTGGGACGACAACGAGATCACCATCGACGGCAAGGTCTCGCTGTCGGATGCGACCGACCAGAAGGCCCGCTTCAAGGCCGCCGGCTGGGCGGTCAAGGCCATCGACGGTCACGACATGAACGCCATCAAGGGCGCGATGAAGTGGGCCATGCGTCAGGACAAGCCGACCCTGATCGCCTGCAAGACCAAGATCGGCAAGGGCGCCGCCACGATGGAAGGCAGCCACAAGACGCACGGTGCGGCCCTGGGCGCCGCCGAGATCGCCGCCACGCGCCTGGGCCTGGCCTGGGATCACGAACCCTTCGAAATGCCCCAGACCATCGCCGACGCCTGGAAGAAGGTCGGCCGTCGCGGCGCCAAGGACCGCAAGAAGTGGGAGGCCCGCCTCGCCGCCTCGGCCCAGGCCGCCGACTTCACCCGCGCCATGAAGGGCGACCTGCCCGAGGCCGCCTTCGACGCCCTGAACGCCAAGATCGCCGAGTTGGTCGAGACCCAGCCGGCCCAGGCGACGCGCCAGTCGTCGGGCGCGGCGCTCGACGAACTGTTCGCCGCCATTCCCGAACTGGTCGGCGGCTCGGCCGACCTGACCGGCTCGAACAACACCTTCGTCAAGGGCACGCCGATCCTGGATGCGCCGACCTATGAAGGTCGCTACGTCAACTGGGGCATCCGCGAGTTCGGCATGGCCGCGGCCATGAACGGCCTGGCCTTGCACGGCGGGGTCATCCCCTACGGCGGCACCTTCATGGTGTTTTCGGACTACAGCCGCCCGGCCATCCGCCTGGGCGCCCTGATGGGGGTCCGCGCCATCCATGTCCTGACCCACGATTCGATCGGCCTGGGCGAAGACGGCCCGACGCACCAGCCGGTCGAACACCTGGCGGCCCTGCGCGCCATTCCGAATCTGCTGGTCTTCCGCCCCGCCGATACCATCGAGGCCATGGAATGCTGGCAGGTCGCCCTGCAGACCAAGACCGCGCCGTCGGCCCTGGCCCTGTCGCGCCAGAAGACCCCGGCCGTCCGCACCGCCGCCGCGACCGAAAACCTGTCGGCAAAGGGCGCCTATGAGATCAAGGCCGCCAATGGCGAGGCCAAGGCCACCCTGTTCGGCACCGGCACGGAATTGGCCCTGGCGCTGAAGGCCGCCGAAACCTTGGAGGCCGAAGGCGTGGCGACCCGCGTCGTCTCGGTCCCCTCGTTCGAACTGTTCGAACAGCAGGACGCCGCCTACCAGGCCTTTGTGATCGGTCGCGGCACGGTCCGCGTCGCCGTGGAAGCCGCGATCAAGCAAGGCTGGGAACGCTTCATCGGCGAGGACGGCGCCTTCATCGGCATGACCGGCTTCGGCGCCTCCGCCCCGGCCGAGGTTCTGTACGAGAAGTTCGGCATCACCTCGGACGCCATCGTCGCGGCGGTCAAGGCGCGGCTGTAAAACCCGGGTCACTCCCCCGTGCGCGACGCTTCACGGGGGAGGATTTTTTTGAAAGCAGAAGCCATGAGCCGCATCGGCGCGATCAGCCTGCTTGTTCACGACTATGACGCGGCCGTCGCCTTCTATGTCGGCAAGCTGGGTTTCGATCTCAGCGAAGACACCGACAGGGGCGGGGGCAAACGCTGGGTGCGTGTCACCCCCAAAGGCGGCGAGACCAGCCTGCTGCTGGCGCGCGCCACGACCGACGCCCAGAAGGCCCAGGTCGGAAACCAGGCCGGCGGCCGGGTCTGGCTGTTTCTGGAGACGGACGACCTGATGCGCGACCACGACGCCTGGCTTGCCGCCGGCGTCCGCTTCCGCGAAACCCCGCGACATGAAACCTATGGCAAGGTGGTGGTTTTCGAAGACCTCTACGGCAACGCCTGGGACCTGATCGAACCCGCTACCGGAGCCTGACGCCATGAAACTCGGCACCCCGCTTTCCGACACCGCCGTGCGCGTGATGCTGCTGGGCTCGGGCGAACTGGGCAAGGAGGTCGCCATCGAGCTTCAGCGGCTCGGCGTCGAGGTCATCGCCGTCGATCGCTATCCCAACGCGCCGGCCATGCAGGTGGCGCACCGCAGCCACGTCATCCCCATGACCGACGCCCAGGTGCTGAACGGCGTCATCCTCGCCGAGGCCCCGCACTTCATCGTGCCCGAGATCGAGGCCATCGCCACCGAAGTTCTGGCCGATATCGAGGCCGCCGGCATGGCGACGGTCATCCCGACCGCCCGCGCCGTGCAGCTGACGATGAACCGCGAGGGCATCCGCAAACTGGCCGCCGAAGAGTTGGGTCTTCCCACCAGCCCCTACGCCTTCGCCGGCTCGGCCGAGGAACTGGCCGCGGGCGCGCAGGCCGTCGGCTATCCCTGCTTCGTCAAGCCGGTCATGTCCTCGTCGGGCAAAGGGCAATCCTTCGTCGAAAGCGCCGATGAAATCGCCGACGCCTGGACCTACGCCCAGGACAGCGGCCGCGTCGCCGGCGCCCGCGTCATCGTCGAGGGCCGGATCGACTTCGACTTCGAGATCACGCTGCTGACCGTCCGCTCGCGCGACGCCGACGGCTCGACCCGCACGGACTTCTGCGCGCCCATCGGCCACCGCCAGGTCAAGGGCGACTATGTCGAGAGCTGGCAGCCGCAGGCCATGACGCCCGCTGCGCTGGCCGCCTCCCAGGACATCGCCGCCAAGGTCACAGAGGCCCTGGGCGGTTACGGCGTCTTCGGCGTCGAACTGTTCGTCAAGGGCGACCAGGTCTGGTTCTCCGAGGTCTCGCCCCGCCCGCACGACACCGGTCTGGTCACCCTGGCCAGCCAGACGATGAGCGAGTTCGCGCTGCACGACCGCGCCATCCTGGGCCTGCCCGTCGACGTGACCCAGCGCGAGCCCGCCGCCAGCGCCGTCATCTACGGCGGCATGGATGCGCAAGGGATCGCCTTCGAGGGCGTCGCGGAAGCCCTGTCGGTCCCGACGGCCGACCTGCGTCTGTTCGGAAAGCCCGAGGCCTTCGAGCGCCGCCGCATGGGCGTGGCTGTCGCGCGCGGCGCCGACGTCGACCAGGCCCGCGACCGCGCGCGTGAAGCTGCAGGCTGTGTGAAGGTCGTCCGGAACTGACGCCGCCGTCTCCTCCCCGCTAGCGGGGAGGGGGACCGCGAAGCGGTGGAGGGGTTCCTTCAGTCCCATTGGCGCTCGTGAAGCGTCGCAGAAACCCTCCGTCACGACGCGAAGACGCGCCGCGCCACCTCCCCGCTCCGCAGGGAGGAGACTTCTGATCCCTCATTTCTACGACTTTAGTCGATTGGCCTTGTCCGGGATTGTGGTGCAAACCAAGCGCGAGGGTCGCAGTCAGCCGGCCGGGAGGGATCTGTCGTGGGCAAACTCAGCACACCCATAATCTTCGGCGCCATCGCCATCCTGGGGGCGGTGTCCCTCGGCATCATCGCCCTGCATCAGGGCGAAAGCATCAGCGCGGTCTGGATGGTGGTCGCCGCCGTCTGCACCTATGCGATCGCCTATCGGTTCTACAGCCGCTACCTGGCCAACAAGGTCATGCAGCTGAACCCCGCGCGCCTGACCCCGGCCATGCGCCGCAACGACGGGCTGGACTATGTGCCGACGCCCAAGAACGTGCTGTTCGGCCACCACTTCGCCGCCATTGCCGGCGCAGGCCCGCTGGTCGGGCCGGTGCTGGCCGCCCAGATGGGCTATCTGCCGGGCGTCCTGTGGATCCTGGTCGGCGCCGTGTTGGCCGGCGCGGTTCAGGACATGATGGTCCTGTTCATGTCCACGCGTCGCGACGGCAAGTCGCTGGGCGACATGATCCGCACCGAAATGGGCAACATCCCCGGCATCATCGCCCAGGTCGGCGTCCTGATGATCATGGTCATCATCCTGGCGGTTCTGGCCCTGGTTGTGGTCAAGGCCCTGGCCGAAAGCCCGTGGGGCACCTTTACCGTCGCCGCCACCATTCCCATCGCCATCTTCATGGGCCTGTACACCCGCTTCCTGCGGCCGGGCCGCGTGGGCGAGGTGTCGGTGATCGGCGTCGTCCTGCTGATCCTGGCCATCATCGGCGGCGGCCATATCGCGGCCGATCCGTTCTGGGGTCCGGCCTTCACCCTGACCGGCCCGACCCTGGCGATCCTGATGATGGTCTATGGCTTCATCGCCTCGGTCATCCCGGTGTGGCTGCTCCTGGCGCCGCGCGACTATCTGTCGACCTTCCTGAAGATCGGCGCGATCGTGGCCCTGGCCGTGGGCATCCTGATCGTGCGTCCGCATCTGCAGATGCCGGCCGTCACCCCCTTTATCGACGGCACCGGCCCGGTCTTCGCCGGCGCCCTGTTCCCCTTCCTGTTCATCACCATCGCCTGCGGCGCCGTGTCGGGCTTTCACGCCCTGATCTCTTCGGGCACCACGCCCAAGCTGCTGGAGAACGAGGCCCAGATCCCGATGATCGGCTATGGCGCCATGCTGTGCGAAAGCTTCGTCGCCGTCATGGCGCTGATCGCCGCCACGGTTCTGGATCCGGCCGTCTATTTCGCCATGAACAGCCCGGTGGCCGTCATCGGCAAGGATGCGGCCTCCGCCGCCGCCGCCGTGGCCCAGTGGGGCTTCCACATCACGCCTGGAGAGCTTGAGCAGCTGGCCCGCGACGTGGGCGAACATTCCATCCTGTCACGCGCAGGCGGCGCCCCGACCTTGGCGGTCGGCATGGCGCACATCCTGTCCGGCGTGATCGGCGGCAAGGCCATGATGGCCTTCTGGTATCACTTCGCCATCCTGTTCGAGGCCCTGTTCATCCTGACCACCGTGGACGCCGGCACTCGGGTCTGCCGCTTCATGATCCAGGACCTGCTGGGCGTGGCCGTGCCCAGGATGCGCGAGACCAAGTCGTGGGGCGCCAATGTCGTCGCCACGGCCCTGACGGTCGGTCTGTGGGGCTATTTCCTATATACCGGCGTGGTCGATCCGCTGGGCGGCATCAACAGCCTGTGGCCCCTGTTCGGCATCGCCAACCAGATGCTGGCCGCCGTCGCCCTGATCCTGGGGACCGTCGTCCTGTTCAAGATGAAGCGCGAGAAGTTCGCCTGGGTCATGGTCGTTCCCGCGACCTGGCTGCTGATCTGCACCCTGACGGCGGGCTTCCAGAAGCTGTTCCACCCGGACGTCCGGATCGGCTTCCTGTCCCACGCCCGCAAGTATCAGGAGGCGTTGGGCGCCGGCGAACTGATCGCCCCGGCCAAGAGCATCGGCGACATGCACCGCATCGTGGTCAACGACTACGTCAACTCGACCCTGACGGCGGGCTTCCTGTTCGTGGTCGTCACCATGGTCGTCTATGGCGTCCTGGCGTGCCGCAAGGCCTATGCGCACAACCGCCCGACGGTGCGCGAATATCCGGAAAGCCACCAACTGACGGCGGCTGACGAGGCGGCGGATGCGGCCCGTGCCTGAGGTCCAGGACGACCTGCTCTGCCTGTGCCGCGACACCGCCCTGCGGTGGGGTCGCGGCGTTCGGCGCACGGCCGGCGCCATGATCGGCCAGCCGGATTATCAGGCCTATGTCGATCACGCGGCGGCGACCCATCCCGACCAGCCGCCGCTGGACAAGACCGCCTTCTTCCGCCTGCACGAGCAGCGCCGCTTCGGCGGCGCCGGCGGGTTCAAATGCTGCTGATCTAGAGGCCGCTGGCGGGGGTCGAAGCCCTCGCCCGCTCCTCCGCTCGAAGCGCGGCGATCGCCGCCTCCAGC
This genomic interval carries:
- a CDS encoding carbon starvation CstA family protein, yielding MGKLSTPIIFGAIAILGAVSLGIIALHQGESISAVWMVVAAVCTYAIAYRFYSRYLANKVMQLNPARLTPAMRRNDGLDYVPTPKNVLFGHHFAAIAGAGPLVGPVLAAQMGYLPGVLWILVGAVLAGAVQDMMVLFMSTRRDGKSLGDMIRTEMGNIPGIIAQVGVLMIMVIILAVLALVVVKALAESPWGTFTVAATIPIAIFMGLYTRFLRPGRVGEVSVIGVVLLILAIIGGGHIAADPFWGPAFTLTGPTLAILMMVYGFIASVIPVWLLLAPRDYLSTFLKIGAIVALAVGILIVRPHLQMPAVTPFIDGTGPVFAGALFPFLFITIACGAVSGFHALISSGTTPKLLENEAQIPMIGYGAMLCESFVAVMALIAATVLDPAVYFAMNSPVAVIGKDAASAAAAVAQWGFHITPGELEQLARDVGEHSILSRAGGAPTLAVGMAHILSGVIGGKAMMAFWYHFAILFEALFILTTVDAGTRVCRFMIQDLLGVAVPRMRETKSWGANVVATALTVGLWGYFLYTGVVDPLGGINSLWPLFGIANQMLAAVALILGTVVLFKMKREKFAWVMVVPATWLLICTLTAGFQKLFHPDVRIGFLSHARKYQEALGAGELIAPAKSIGDMHRIVVNDYVNSTLTAGFLFVVVTMVVYGVLACRKAYAHNRPTVREYPESHQLTAADEAADAARA
- a CDS encoding VOC family protein; this translates as MSRIGAISLLVHDYDAAVAFYVGKLGFDLSEDTDRGGGKRWVRVTPKGGETSLLLARATTDAQKAQVGNQAGGRVWLFLETDDLMRDHDAWLAAGVRFRETPRHETYGKVVVFEDLYGNAWDLIEPATGA
- a CDS encoding YbdD/YjiX family protein, yielding MRPVPEVQDDLLCLCRDTALRWGRGVRRTAGAMIGQPDYQAYVDHAAATHPDQPPLDKTAFFRLHEQRRFGGAGGFKCC
- the purT gene encoding formate-dependent phosphoribosylglycinamide formyltransferase, which codes for MKLGTPLSDTAVRVMLLGSGELGKEVAIELQRLGVEVIAVDRYPNAPAMQVAHRSHVIPMTDAQVLNGVILAEAPHFIVPEIEAIATEVLADIEAAGMATVIPTARAVQLTMNREGIRKLAAEELGLPTSPYAFAGSAEELAAGAQAVGYPCFVKPVMSSSGKGQSFVESADEIADAWTYAQDSGRVAGARVIVEGRIDFDFEITLLTVRSRDADGSTRTDFCAPIGHRQVKGDYVESWQPQAMTPAALAASQDIAAKVTEALGGYGVFGVELFVKGDQVWFSEVSPRPHDTGLVTLASQTMSEFALHDRAILGLPVDVTQREPAASAVIYGGMDAQGIAFEGVAEALSVPTADLRLFGKPEAFERRRMGVAVARGADVDQARDRAREAAGCVKVVRN
- the tkt gene encoding transketolase; the encoded protein is MTDAKTAPKATPEQMANAIRVLAMDGVEKAKSGHPGMPMGMADVATVLFSRFLKFDASRPDWADRDRFILSAGHGSMLIYALLHLTGYKGATKEELSNFRQWGSKTAGHPEYGHMPGVEVTTGPLGQGLATSVGFAMAERHLAAKYGDDLVDHRTWVIAGDGCLMEGVSQEAIALAGRYKLNKLHVLWDDNEITIDGKVSLSDATDQKARFKAAGWAVKAIDGHDMNAIKGAMKWAMRQDKPTLIACKTKIGKGAATMEGSHKTHGAALGAAEIAATRLGLAWDHEPFEMPQTIADAWKKVGRRGAKDRKKWEARLAASAQAADFTRAMKGDLPEAAFDALNAKIAELVETQPAQATRQSSGAALDELFAAIPELVGGSADLTGSNNTFVKGTPILDAPTYEGRYVNWGIREFGMAAAMNGLALHGGVIPYGGTFMVFSDYSRPAIRLGALMGVRAIHVLTHDSIGLGEDGPTHQPVEHLAALRAIPNLLVFRPADTIEAMECWQVALQTKTAPSALALSRQKTPAVRTAAATENLSAKGAYEIKAANGEAKATLFGTGTELALALKAAETLEAEGVATRVVSVPSFELFEQQDAAYQAFVIGRGTVRVAVEAAIKQGWERFIGEDGAFIGMTGFGASAPAEVLYEKFGITSDAIVAAVKARL